The Nocardia sp. NBC_00508 nucleotide sequence GCGCCACACCTGGCCGCCGAACGCACCGCGCTGGCGTGGCGGCGCACCGCCGTGTCCGCGATGGTGGTCGGCACGCTGTTTCTGCACTACGCCCTCGACAGCGGGTGGCGTCCGGCCGCGATCGCGCCCATCGTTGCCGCGTTCGCGATGGTGGCGCTGACCGGTGCCTGTTACCTGCGCAATCGCAGCCTGCGTCAAGGTCGGTACACACACGGTGACCGCATCGTCGCCGCGGCGGCGGTGGCCGTCACCATGGTCGCGGTCGCCGCCGCAGCAGCCGGTTTTCTCGATCCACGTCCGTGAAGGGGTAGGGACACAGCATGGTTGGTCGACACGCGAGGAGGACGACAATGAGCACAGCTAGCGAGCCGAGCGGCTTCATCGTCGCGGAGCATCAGCGTGCCGCCACCGCTCTGCCACCGGCCGACGCCGCCGATCTGGCCGACGCGGAACGCGGCTTCATCGCCGCGCTGAAACCCGGCGTGGTCACCTCCGACGACGGAACCGTGGTGTGGGACAACGACTCCTACGCTTTCCTACGGGAACCCTGCCCGGCGTCGGTCCATCCCAGCCTCTGGCGGCAGTCCGGGCTGGTCGTGAAGCAGGGCTTGTTCGAGGTCACGGAAGGCATCTACCAGATCCGCGGGCTGGACATTTCCAATATGACCCTGGTCGAAGGCGAAACCGGTGTGCTCGTGATCGATCCGCTGATCTCCGCGGAGACCGCTGCGGCGGGTCTCGCGCTCTACCGCGCGCACCGCGGCGACCGTCCGGTGTCCGGTCTGATCTACACCCACTCGCACGCCGACCATTTCGGCGGCGCGTGGGGAGTCACGACCGCCGACGAGGTCGCGGCCGGCCGCTGTCCGGTGCTGGCGCCCGCCGGTTTCCTGGAACACGCGGTGGCCGAGAACATCTACGCGGGCACGGCGATGGCGCGCCGTGCGGGGTACATGTACGGCGCGGTGCTGCCGCGCGGCCCACTCGGCGCGGTGGGCGCCGGGCTCGGTCAGACCACCTCGGTCGGAGCCGTCACGCTGATCCCTCCGACCGTCGACATCACCAGGACGGGACAAGAGGAGACGGTCGACGGGATACGGATGGTCTTCCAGCTCACGCCGGGCACCGAGGCTCCCGCCGAGATGAACTTCCACTTCCCCGACCGCCGCGCGCTGTGTATGGCGGAGAACGCGACCCACACCATGCACAACGTGCTCACGCTGCGCGGCGCGCTGGTGCGCGACGCCCACGTCTGGGCGAGGTACCTGACCGAGGCGATCAATCTCTTCGCCCGCGAGTCCGACGTCGTCTTCGCATCGCACCACTGGCCGACCTGGGGTACGTCGCGCCTGGTGGAGTTTCTTGCGCTGCAACGTGATCTGTACGGATACCTGCACGACCAGACGGTGCGGCTGCTGAACCAGGGATACGTCGGCGCGGAGATCGCCGAAATGCTGACGCTCCCACCGGCCGTCGAACAGGCATGGCACGCGCGTGGCTATTACGGCTCGGTCAATCACAACGTCAAAGCCATCTACCAGCGCTACATGGGCTGGTTCGACGGCAACCCCGCCCATCTTTGGCAGCATCCCCCGGTCGAATCCGCCCGGCGGCACGTGGAATTCATGGGTGGTGTGGAGGAAGTGCTGCGCAAGGCGCAGGTCTCGTACGACGGCGGGGACTACCGATGGGTGGCGCAGGTGCTCGACTATGTCATCTTCGCCGATCCGGACAACGACGCAGCGAAGGAATTGCAGGCCAGCACCTTCGAGCAGCTCGGGTATGGCGCGGAGAACGCGACCTGGCGCAACTTCTATCTCAGCGGAGCCTACGAGCTGCGCTACGGTTCGTTCGGCACACCGACCAAGGCCGAATCGCCGACTGTGGTCGCCGCGCTGACCATCGACCAGATCTTCGACGCCTTGGCATTGCGCGTCGACGGCCCCAAGGCGTGGGACCATCGGCTCGTGACGGACTGGATCCTCACGGATGAGGTCCGCACACACCGGCTCGAGCTGCGCAACGGACGTTTGACGCACTTCGATGTCGCTCCCGGCATGATCCTTCCGGAACCCGACGCGACGTTCACACTGGCCAAAGCCACGCTGATCCGAGTGCTGCTGGCAGGGGAAGATTTCGGCGTCGCGGCGGCCGCGGGCGACATCGTCATCGAGGGAGATGTCACCAAACTCGCCGAACTGGTCGATATCTTCGACGCCCCGGACCCGGATTTCGCCATCGTCACGCCGTAATCGTTCGGCAGACGTGCTCGGTCAGGGGCTGGCGCGACTGCGTCGGTCGACGATTTCGGCAGCCGGACGGCCGGGTGGGTGAACCGACGTGGTCGACGGATCGGCGGGGAATGCGCGCGGAATAATCGGTCGATCCGAAATGCTCGGTTGCCTACGGTGTTGCTCATGTCCACCGAGTCGATCGGCCGCCCCCCGCTGCGGGAGCGGATGCGTGCGGGTTTGTCCGCTGCCATGAAATCCCGTGACCGCGCGGCTGCTTCGGCGCTGCGCTCGGCATTGGCCGCCGTCGACAACGCCGAGGCCGTCGACGTCGCCGAGCATCGGGCGGGCGCACTGGAAAACAGTGCGACCGGGCTCGGTGTCGCCGAGGTCGCACGCCGGCAATTGACCGAACAGGACATCGAGCAGATCGTGCGGGCCGAAGTCGATGAACGTCGCAAGGTCGCCGGGCAATACGAGTCGCTCGGCCAGACCGACCGCGCCGCGACTCTGCACGCCGAAGCGGAGGCGCTGACCGGCCTGCTGTAAATCGCCGCTGCGCCGCCAGGTCTCCGATCGGTTGGCATCAGGTCGATTGTGCGCGGGCAGGAATCCGCCGCACATCCACCGCGGGGTTCAATGCCCGCCAGGATGCTGGTTCGGCCACTTCGTCAGACGCGGGCTGGAGAACAGCTCGGCAGAACTCGAGCTGCTGCGGCCCGCGCTCAGACGGATCTCGGCAAGGCCGCGATGTATCTGCCCGCGACGAATCGCTGGATGAGCCGCACGACCGGTCCGCCGAGTCGCGTGTACCAGGCGGCGGGGCGGGAGAATGCGATGACCAGTCCGTACACGGTTTCGTCGGCCGAGTCGTATTCGACCGCGAACAGTTCCTCGCCTGCTTCCGGATGTCCCGGCAATGTTCCATAGGCGAAACCTTGCCGGTCGGGTTCGCCGAGCACGTACACCACGCGGCACGGCGCGGTGATCCCGACCGGACCGACCCCGAGCCGCACCGTGATGGCGGTGCCGGGCTCGGCAGTCGGAGTGTCGGCGTATCGGAAGATCCCGGTGCCTTTCTGCATTCGATAGCTCAGGATCTCCGCACCCGCGTGCTCGAACAGCGCGCGACCCCGGCCGATCGCACGCCGCAGCTGAAACCGGTGATATCCCTCCGGTAGCACGTCCTTGGTCGCACCCACTTCGCGATACGTGAACGGTGGCCGCTCGTGCCCATCCTCCATGCGTCGATCTTCACCTCCCACTGCGCCGCTTCGCCACTTCGAGCCTCACACTGGCGATCCGCCGCTCGTCGGGCTTCGGCCTCCGTGCAGCTCCGATGGCATGTGGAGGCCGTGTATGTACGTCGAGATTCGCGCGGAATTCGTGGGTGGGTCCTGCCATCGCACCAACCTGATGCCAGGCGCGGAATCGGGACCCTGCTTCGCCGTAGACCGTGCATGCGTCGGCACGGGTTTGAGCCGCAGGGGAGTCAGATGGAGGAGTCCGAGCGGGTCCAGGTATTCGCGCCCGCGACGGCCACGGCCGCCTTCAGCTCGCGCTCCCCAGTGCAGGCACGGCGTCGCGCAGCCCGGGTGGCCGGACTCGAGTGTGCCGATCCGGGAGCCGCGCCCCACCCGCTCGCCCACCGGCACCTCCGCGCGAACCGGCTCATAGGTCGTGCGGAGGCCCCCCGGGTGATCAATCGACACGACCGGCTTGTCGGCCACCGTTCCCGCGAACACGACTATCCCTTCTCCTGCGGAGAGCACGGGCTGCCCCTCGCCTCCGGCCAGATCGACCCCGCGATGCCCGGGCAGCCAGTCGTGCGTGGGCTTGTCGAAGCGCCGCACCACCGCGGGCCGCGGTTGCAGCGGCCAGCCGAACCGGCCCTCGGGCGCCGCGGTGGCCAGCGGCTCCATCGAGACGACCGCGACGACGCAGACTCCCAGCACCCACCCGAGATGCCCACGTAACCCCGCGCCGTTCGACAGCGTCATCGGGACCGGGTCGGGACCACAGCGGAAACCGCCACGCGCACGGATTCGGCCTGGTCACACGAGGGCACTCCCGATGACGCGGCGTTCGGCCCAGGATCAGGGTCCTCGCCGCCTGCCTCGGACTGCCGGAACGGCGCGCGGCGTAGCAGCCCGGGAAGGGATGGCAGGCAGACGGAACCCGCGCACGCCCCGAGCGCAGGTTCCGGGATGTGGGGATGAGCCGCGACCGGTGGTGCGGAGACCACGCCGAGAGCGAACAACAGCGGGATGAGCAACGTCGTCACTGTGGAGATCGGTTTCATGCCTCCACTCTGGTGCGGCGCGGGTGTCGCGGAGCGTCCGAAACAAGGAATGTGGATAACCTGCTCCACTGTGAAAAGTCGGTGTTCCTCCTGGTCGAAGGCTCTGGCTCGGACCGATTTAGGTCTGGATGCCCGCAGGCCGTAGACTGATCGAGCGGTCTGTGCGTGCACGGACCGACTTCGCGCGCCACCCGTGCTTGTTCGTAACGGCGCTGTTCGATCGAGCTCAACAGCTTTGGGTTCGCGGCAGCGTGTTCGCCAACAGGGAATCGCCGGCTGGTCCCACCCTCGCGGTCGGGTCCGACGATTCGGCGGCGCCAGGGCAGCGAATCGCCGATTCGCTGCGTCAACCGGCAAAGGAAAGAGAGATACGAGAGCTATGGCTGTCGTAACCATGAAGCAGCTGCTCGACAGCGGCGCACACTTCGGGCACCAGACGCGGCGCTGGAACCCGAAGATGAAACGGTTCATCTTCACCGACCGCAACGGCATCTACATCATCGACCTGCAGCAGACGCTGACCTACATCGACAAGGCCTACGAGTTCGTCAAGGAGACCGTCGCCCACGGTGGCACCGTCCTCTTCGTCGGCACGAAGAAGCAGGCCCAGGAGTCGATCGCGGCCGAGGCGACGCGCGTCGGGATGCCGTATGTCAACCAGCGCTGGCTGGGCGGCATGCTCACCAACTTCTCCACCGTGCACAAGCGCCTGCAGCGCCTCAAGGAGCTCGAGGCCATGGAGCAGACCGGTGGCTTCGAGGGTCGCACCAAGAAGGAAATCCTCATGCTGACGCGTGAGATGAACAAGCTGGAGCGCACCCTCGGCGGTATCCGCGACATGCAGAAGGTGCCCTCGGCCATCTGGGTCGTCGACACCAACAAGGAGCACATCGCCGTCGGCGAGGCGCGCAAGCTGAACATCCCGGTCATCGCGATCCTGGACACCAACTGCGACCCCGACCTGGTCGACTACCCGATCCCGGGTAACGACGACGCGATCCGCTCCGCCGCCCTGCTGACCAAGGTCGTCGCCTCCGCGGTGGCCGAGGGCGTGCAGCAACGCGCCGGTCTGTCCGCGGGCGACGAGAAGCCCGAGGCGGGCGCTGGCGAGCCGCTGGCCGAGTGGGAGCAGGAGCTGCTCGCGCAGGCCGCCCCCGGTGCCGAGGCCGCCGAGACTTCGGCTGAGGCCTGAGACTCGTAACCACCGCGGCGCGAGCGACGGTCCCGGAGGCGGTAGCCTGCGTAACCACGGAGGGGCCCCGCGAACGCCGCAATTCAGACACTGTTTCGGCGGCGATCACGAGCGAGTGCCATCGTGGTCGCCGCTGCCAGAAACTCACACTTCTCAAAGGAGGCTCGCCGAGAATGGCGAACTACACCGCTGCCGATGTGAAGCGGCTTCGGGAGCTGACCGGCTCCGGCATGATGGACTGCAAGAACGCGCTGGCCGAGACCGACGGTGACTTCGACAAGGCCGTCGAGCTGCTGCGCATCAAGGGCGCGAAGGACGTCGGCAAGCGTGCCGAGCGCACCACCGCCGAAGGCCTCGTCGTCGCCAAGGACGGCGTCATGGTCGAGATCAACTCCGAGACCGACTTCGTCGCGAAGAACGCGGAGTTCCAGCAGTTGGCCGAGCAGGTCGTCGCCGCGGCGGCGGCCGCCAAGCCCGCCGACCTGGAGACGCTGAAGGCCCTGGACCTGGGCGGCAAGACCGTCGATGAGGCCGTGCAGGCCCTCGCCGCGAAGATCGGCGAGAAGCTCGAGCTGCGCCGGGTGATCTCGCTGGACGGCCCGGTCGCCACCTACCTGCATAAGCGTGCCTCGGACCTGCCGCCCGCCGTCGGCGTGCTGGTCGAGTACACCGGTGCGGGCGACGCCGCGGCCGAGGCCGCTCGCGCTGCCGCCATGCAGGTGGCCGCGCTCAAGGCCAAGTACGTGACCCGCGACGAGGTTCCGGCCGACATCGTGGAGAACGAGCGCCGCATCGCCGAGCAGACCGCTCGCGAGGAGGGCAAGCCCGAGGCCGCGCTGCCGAAGATCACCGAGGGCCGCGTGAACGGCTTCTTCAAGGACGTCGTGCTGCTGGAGCAGCCGTCGGTCACCGATTCCAAGAAGACCGTCAAGGCGCTGCTGGACGAGGCCGGTGTCACCGTCACCCGCTTCGCCCGCTTCGAGGTCGGCGCGAACTGAGTCGCCGCACCCCCAGCGTGCAGGGCCCCCCGTCGACCGAGTGAACGCCGGTTGACGGGGGGCCTTCTGCTGCCGCTCGAATCGAATAAGGCAGGATAGGTGCCGCTCCGCCTTGTTCTACGTCACAGGCGCCTGCCGTGAGCACCGAATCGCCGGAAGAACGACAATCCACCGCCGAAGGAGACTGGAGACCCATGACGGACCCGGGGACCGATCGCCCAGGATATCGGCGGGTGCTGCTCAAACTGGGCGGGGAGATGTTCGGCGGAGGCAAGGTCGGGCTGGACCCGGATGTCGTGCAGACGGTCGCCGAGCAGATCGCCGAGGTGGTCGCCAGCGGCGTCCAGGTGGCCGTGGTGATCGGCGGCGGGAACTTCTTCCGCGGCGCGGAGCTCGAGGAGCGCGGCATGGAGCGCGCCCGCTCCGACTACATGGGCATGCTCGGCACGGTGATGAACAGCCTTGCGCTGCAAGACTTCCTGCAGCAGCAGGGGGTGGACACCCGGGTGCAGACTGCGATCACCATGGGACAGGTGGCCGAGCCGTATCTTCCGCTGCGCGCCAAGCGGCACCTGGAGAAGGGGCGCGTGGTCATCTTCGGGGCGGGCATGGGCATGCCGTATTTCTCCACCGACACCACCGCCGCGCAGCGCGCCTTGGAGATCGGCGCGGACGTGGTTCTGATGGCCAAGGCGGTCGACGGTGTGTTCACCGCGGACCCGCGCGTCGACGAGACCGCGACCATGTACTCCGAGATCACCCACAAGGAGGTCATCGAGCGCGACCTCAAAGTCGCCGACGCGACAGCCTTCAGCTTGTGCATGGACAACCAGATGCCGATTTTGGTGTTCAATTTGTTGACCAAGGGCAATATCGCCCGCGCGGTCGCCGGTGAGAAGATCGGCACATTGGTTCGGTCCTGATACCCCGCGGACCGCGGATCATGACATGACGACGCTGTGGAGGAAACGGCCGTGATTGAAGAAGCGCTCTTCGACGCCGAGGAGAAGATGGAAAAGGCCGTCTCGGTGGCGAAGGACGATCTCGGAACCATTCGCACCGGTCGGGCGAATCCGGGCATGTTCTCCCGGATCGTCGTCGACTACTACGGCTCGCCGACCCCGATCACCCAGATGTCCAGCATCACGGTGCCGGAGCCCCGCCTGGTCGTGATCAAGCCCTACGAGGCGAACCAGCTCGGGCCGATCGAGACCGCGATCCGCAACTCGGACCTCGGTGTGAACCCCACCAACAACGGTGACATCATCCGGATCTCGGTGCCGCAGCTGACCGAGGAGCGCCGCCGCGAGCTGGCCAAACAGGCCAAGGGCAAGGGGGAGGACGCCAAGGTCGCCATCCGCAACGTCCGGCGCAAGGCCATGGACGAGCTGTCGCGCATCCAGAAAGATGGCGAGGCGGGGGAGGACGAGGTCGGGCGCGCCGAGAAGGAACTCGACAAGACCACCGCCAAGTATGTCGGACAGATCGATGAACTGGTGAAGCACAAGGAAGTCGAACTGCTCGAGGTCTGACGCCGACCAGCGGCATGAGTGAGTGCAGCGAGCGAACAATGGATACAGCCGGGCAGCCGCTCGTGCCGGAGCCGAGCGTCAGCGCGGCGCAGGCATGAGCGGCTGGTCTGGAGTGTGAAACCGAGGGCACGGAATGCCGCCGGGGAAACCAGCGGCATGAGCGGGAAGCCCGGAGGCGGTAGCTTGCGTAACCGCGACCGGCGCCGGGAACGCCGCCGGTGGCATACAGCGGAGGGCCCGCCAGGGCGGGGGATGAACGGAACGACGAGTGAGCGACGGGACAATCGTGGCCGAGAACGCCGCCGCGACCGGTGCGGCCGAGGAGCCGCCGGTGAACGGTAGAGCCGATGCGAGGCAAGAGCACGCGAACCATGCCGGTGCGTCCGAACCTCTAGCCACATCCGAGGGCGACGCGGTGGCCGCCCATCCCGATCCGGCGCCGAGTGGTTCGCGTGCGGGCCGTAATCTGCCTGCCGCGCTGGGCGTCGGCTTCGGCCTCGGTTTGTCACTGATCGCGATTCTGCTGTTCGTGCCGAAGGTATTCATCGGCGTCGCGGCCGCAGGGGTGGGCGTGGCCACCTGGGAGGTCGCCAAGCGGCTGCGTGAAGCGGATGTGCTCGTTCCTCGGGTTCCGCTGATCCTCGGCGGTCAAGCGGTGTTCTGGCTCGGCTGGCCGTACGGCGCCAGCGGTGTCACGGGCGCGTTCGCCGCCACCACGCTGATCTGCATGGTGTGGCGGTTGTTCGACCACGGCCTGCATACCGCGCCGCGAAATTTCTTGCGCGACACCGCGATCGCGGTCTTCACGCTGGCCTGGATCCCGCTGCTCGCCTCGTTCGCGACCCTGCTGCTGCTCGAGCCGGACGGCAACCTGCGGGTACTGACC carries:
- the rpsB gene encoding 30S ribosomal protein S2, which translates into the protein MAVVTMKQLLDSGAHFGHQTRRWNPKMKRFIFTDRNGIYIIDLQQTLTYIDKAYEFVKETVAHGGTVLFVGTKKQAQESIAAEATRVGMPYVNQRWLGGMLTNFSTVHKRLQRLKELEAMEQTGGFEGRTKKEILMLTREMNKLERTLGGIRDMQKVPSAIWVVDTNKEHIAVGEARKLNIPVIAILDTNCDPDLVDYPIPGNDDAIRSAALLTKVVASAVAEGVQQRAGLSAGDEKPEAGAGEPLAEWEQELLAQAAPGAEAAETSAEA
- a CDS encoding phosphatidate cytidylyltransferase, which encodes MAAHPDPAPSGSRAGRNLPAALGVGFGLGLSLIAILLFVPKVFIGVAAAGVGVATWEVAKRLREADVLVPRVPLILGGQAVFWLGWPYGASGVTGAFAATTLICMVWRLFDHGLHTAPRNFLRDTAIAVFTLAWIPLLASFATLLLLEPDGNLRVLTFMILVVCSDVGGYVAGVLFGKHPMVPSISPKKSWEGFCGSLVFSVIGGLLTVTLLLEANSMIGVVLGVGLVLVATCGDLIESQIKRELGIKDMGTLLPGHGGIMDRLDSMLPSAFVSWLVLSTLI
- the tsf gene encoding translation elongation factor Ts, with protein sequence MANYTAADVKRLRELTGSGMMDCKNALAETDGDFDKAVELLRIKGAKDVGKRAERTTAEGLVVAKDGVMVEINSETDFVAKNAEFQQLAEQVVAAAAAAKPADLETLKALDLGGKTVDEAVQALAAKIGEKLELRRVISLDGPVATYLHKRASDLPPAVGVLVEYTGAGDAAAEAARAAAMQVAALKAKYVTRDEVPADIVENERRIAEQTAREEGKPEAALPKITEGRVNGFFKDVVLLEQPSVTDSKKTVKALLDEAGVTVTRFARFEVGAN
- the pyrH gene encoding UMP kinase: MTDPGTDRPGYRRVLLKLGGEMFGGGKVGLDPDVVQTVAEQIAEVVASGVQVAVVIGGGNFFRGAELEERGMERARSDYMGMLGTVMNSLALQDFLQQQGVDTRVQTAITMGQVAEPYLPLRAKRHLEKGRVVIFGAGMGMPYFSTDTTAAQRALEIGADVVLMAKAVDGVFTADPRVDETATMYSEITHKEVIERDLKVADATAFSLCMDNQMPILVFNLLTKGNIARAVAGEKIGTLVRS
- a CDS encoding DUF1990 family protein, coding for MEDGHERPPFTYREVGATKDVLPEGYHRFQLRRAIGRGRALFEHAGAEILSYRMQKGTGIFRYADTPTAEPGTAITVRLGVGPVGITAPCRVVYVLGEPDRQGFAYGTLPGHPEAGEELFAVEYDSADETVYGLVIAFSRPAAWYTRLGGPVVRLIQRFVAGRYIAALPRSV
- a CDS encoding DUF202 domain-containing protein, which codes for MSAPHLAAERTALAWRRTAVSAMVVGTLFLHYALDSGWRPAAIAPIVAAFAMVALTGACYLRNRSLRQGRYTHGDRIVAAAAVAVTMVAVAAAAAGFLDPRP
- the frr gene encoding ribosome recycling factor, producing the protein MIEEALFDAEEKMEKAVSVAKDDLGTIRTGRANPGMFSRIVVDYYGSPTPITQMSSITVPEPRLVVIKPYEANQLGPIETAIRNSDLGVNPTNNGDIIRISVPQLTEERRRELAKQAKGKGEDAKVAIRNVRRKAMDELSRIQKDGEAGEDEVGRAEKELDKTTAKYVGQIDELVKHKEVELLEV
- a CDS encoding alkyl/aryl-sulfatase, with amino-acid sequence MSTASEPSGFIVAEHQRAATALPPADAADLADAERGFIAALKPGVVTSDDGTVVWDNDSYAFLREPCPASVHPSLWRQSGLVVKQGLFEVTEGIYQIRGLDISNMTLVEGETGVLVIDPLISAETAAAGLALYRAHRGDRPVSGLIYTHSHADHFGGAWGVTTADEVAAGRCPVLAPAGFLEHAVAENIYAGTAMARRAGYMYGAVLPRGPLGAVGAGLGQTTSVGAVTLIPPTVDITRTGQEETVDGIRMVFQLTPGTEAPAEMNFHFPDRRALCMAENATHTMHNVLTLRGALVRDAHVWARYLTEAINLFARESDVVFASHHWPTWGTSRLVEFLALQRDLYGYLHDQTVRLLNQGYVGAEIAEMLTLPPAVEQAWHARGYYGSVNHNVKAIYQRYMGWFDGNPAHLWQHPPVESARRHVEFMGGVEEVLRKAQVSYDGGDYRWVAQVLDYVIFADPDNDAAKELQASTFEQLGYGAENATWRNFYLSGAYELRYGSFGTPTKAESPTVVAALTIDQIFDALALRVDGPKAWDHRLVTDWILTDEVRTHRLELRNGRLTHFDVAPGMILPEPDATFTLAKATLIRVLLAGEDFGVAAAAGDIVIEGDVTKLAELVDIFDAPDPDFAIVTP